Proteins encoded in a region of the Bubalus bubalis isolate 160015118507 breed Murrah chromosome 9, NDDB_SH_1, whole genome shotgun sequence genome:
- the LOC102389712 gene encoding olfactory receptor 2W3, translated as MDGTNESTQGNFIFLGFSDRPHLERILFVVILIAYLLTLVGNTTIILVSRLDPHLHTPMYFFLAHLSFLDLSFTTSSIPQLLYNLSGSDKTISYIGCAIQLFLFLGLGGVECLLLAVMAYDWFVAVCKPLHYMVIMNPRLCLGLVLIAWACGVANSLAMSPVTLRLPRCGRHSVDHFLCEMPALIRMACVNTAAIEGTVFVLAVGIVLSPLVFILVSYGYIVRAVLQIQLASGRQKAFNTCGSHLTVVSLFYGNIIYMYMQPGNSSSQDQGKFLTLFYNIVTPLLNPLIYTLRNKEVKGALRRLLLHDREKKRVRVKGPDRHL; from the coding sequence ATGGATGGAACCAATGAGAGCACCCAGGGAAATTTCATCTTTTTGGGATTTTCTGATCGGCCCCATCTGGAGAGAATCCTCTTTGTGGTTATCTTGATTGCATATCTCCTGACCCTTGTGGGCAACACCACCATCATCCTGGTGTCTCGGCTGGATCCTCACCTCCACactcccatgtacttcttcctcgcCCATCTCTCCTTCCTGGACCTTAGTTTTACCACCAGCTCCATCCCTCAGCTTCTGTATAACTTGAGTGGAAGTGACAAGACCATCAGCTACATAGGCTGTGCCATCCAGCTCTTCCTATTCCTGGGTCTGGGTGGTGTGGAATGTCTACTCCTGGCAGTCATGGCATATGACTGGTTTGTTGCAGTCTGCAAGCCCCTGCACTACATGGTGATCATGAATCCCCGGCTTTGCCTAGGCTTGGTGTTGATAGCCTGGGCCTGTGGGGTGGCCAACTCCTTGGCCATGTCCCCAGTCACCCTACGCTTACCCCGCTGTGGGCGTCACAGTGTGGACCACTTCCTGTGTGAGATGCCTGCCCTGATACGAATGGCCTGTGTGAATACAGCTGCCATTGAGGGCACTGTCTTTGTACTGGCAGTGGGCATTGTACTCTCACCCCTTGTATTTATCCTGGTCTCCTATGGTTACATCGTGAGGGCTGTGTTACAAATTCAGTTAGCGTCAGGCAGGCAAAAGGCCTTCAACACCTGTGGCTCCCATCTCACAGTGGTCTCACTTTTCTACGGAAACATCATTTACATGTACATGCAACCTGGAAACAGCTCCTCCCAGGATCAAGGCAAGTTCCTCACCCTCTTCTACAACATTGTCACCCCACTCCTGAATCCCCTGATCTACACCCTCAGAAACAAAGAGGTGAAGGGGGCATTGAGGAGGTTGTTGCTGCATGacagggagaagaaaagagtAAGAGTGAAAGGGCCAGACAGGCATCTCTAG